One window of Brevibacterium pigmentatum genomic DNA carries:
- a CDS encoding trehalose-phosphatase: MTTEPTVSVPAVSTPAEVDLRDLATADSLLLALDFDGVLAPLQDDPSTSRMVPDSAAAIAALADLPRTRVALVSGRDIATLRRLSQAPETAWLIGSHGAEAELGIDADRDGDSAVVRSPELTAAEAEMLAAVDAHLDAFEHTLPGADDSGHADGASDFLIERKPYSRTVHTRGIASAAAAALHGHATEVVEEFPDIRVIEGHDITELAVKQATKGDGIRLLARAGGPTAMGYLGDDVTDEDAFAALDELTDSHALDASLTVKVGSAQTRASWRIADPTAVAELLGRLVAERTDFLRTVHG, translated from the coding sequence GTGACGACCGAACCGACCGTGTCCGTGCCCGCCGTCTCGACCCCCGCCGAGGTGGACCTCCGTGATCTCGCCACCGCCGATTCGCTGTTGCTGGCCTTGGATTTCGATGGGGTCCTCGCACCTCTTCAAGATGATCCGTCGACCTCGCGGATGGTCCCCGATTCGGCCGCGGCGATCGCGGCGCTGGCAGATCTGCCGCGCACCCGCGTGGCACTGGTGTCCGGGCGCGATATCGCGACTCTGCGCCGTCTGTCGCAGGCTCCGGAGACGGCCTGGCTCATCGGGTCACACGGTGCGGAGGCCGAGCTCGGGATCGACGCCGACCGCGATGGCGACTCTGCTGTCGTCCGGTCGCCCGAGCTCACTGCGGCCGAAGCGGAGATGCTCGCCGCCGTCGATGCTCACCTCGACGCGTTCGAACACACTCTGCCGGGCGCTGACGACTCAGGCCATGCCGACGGCGCCTCGGACTTCCTCATCGAGCGCAAACCCTATTCGCGGACGGTCCATACTCGTGGAATCGCCTCCGCGGCGGCCGCGGCCCTGCACGGCCACGCCACCGAAGTGGTCGAGGAGTTTCCCGACATCCGCGTCATCGAAGGCCACGACATCACCGAACTCGCCGTCAAACAGGCGACGAAGGGCGACGGCATCCGACTGCTCGCCCGCGCCGGCGGACCCACGGCGATGGGCTACCTCGGCGACGATGTCACCGATGAGGATGCTTTCGCCGCCCTCGACGAACTCACGGACTCCCACGCTCTCGATGCGAGTCTGACCGTCAAGGTCGGGTCCGCACAGACTCGCGCTTCGTGGCGGATCGCCGACCCGACTGCCGTGGCCGAACTGCTCGGCCGCCTCGTTGCCGAACGCACGGATTTCCTCCGCACCGTCCACGGCTGA
- a CDS encoding substrate-binding domain-containing protein has product MSDHPPEPRHVRLAEIAGTAGVSKATASRALRDPQSVSASSLAKVRQALAILGATGQTPSPGTGDGTGADSGPLLIALIKPAVSAGNVDPYTRLAEILTNRMFGLGIAVVHIEAIVERNGTLLETVLGSEHGGPAIAGAIVVGGGAAGVLAGMLAERGLPLIRISNARHDDGISRIYLDATGGIDTAVAHLVHLGHKRIGLAVLRDSAAPARIAGFRRSMAGILHIPATRDQAPVVEAAGGAMAGVAAAEELLDLRCTAVIACAPSLSFGMLEAAQRLRLDVPRDLSLLTVGDVPDADVVQPPLSQVVYDWATVAQSAIDEVRAMIAAGDARVHVDYTVDPDLVLRASAVPPQRR; this is encoded by the coding sequence ATGAGCGACCACCCGCCCGAGCCCCGCCACGTTCGCCTCGCCGAGATCGCCGGCACCGCCGGGGTCTCGAAGGCCACCGCCTCACGAGCCCTGCGCGATCCTCAATCGGTGTCGGCATCGTCGTTGGCGAAGGTACGCCAGGCGCTGGCGATCCTCGGCGCCACCGGGCAGACCCCGAGCCCGGGGACCGGGGACGGAACCGGAGCAGACTCCGGACCCCTGCTCATCGCACTCATCAAACCCGCGGTGTCAGCGGGAAACGTCGATCCGTATACGCGGCTCGCGGAGATCCTGACGAACCGGATGTTCGGACTCGGCATCGCCGTCGTCCACATCGAGGCCATCGTCGAACGCAATGGGACTCTGCTCGAGACCGTCCTCGGCAGCGAACACGGCGGACCGGCGATCGCCGGGGCCATCGTCGTCGGCGGGGGCGCTGCCGGGGTGCTCGCGGGAATGCTCGCCGAGCGCGGACTGCCGCTCATCCGCATCTCGAATGCTCGCCACGACGACGGGATCTCCCGCATCTACCTCGACGCGACCGGCGGCATCGACACGGCCGTGGCCCACCTCGTCCACCTCGGCCACAAACGCATCGGACTCGCCGTGCTGCGCGATTCGGCGGCCCCTGCCCGCATCGCCGGCTTCCGCCGCTCGATGGCCGGAATCCTCCACATTCCCGCCACCCGCGATCAGGCTCCCGTCGTCGAGGCCGCCGGCGGAGCCATGGCCGGAGTCGCCGCTGCCGAGGAGCTGCTCGATCTGCGCTGCACCGCCGTCATCGCCTGCGCCCCGTCCCTGTCTTTCGGCATGCTCGAGGCCGCCCAGCGGCTCCGGTTGGACGTGCCCCGGGACCTGTCCCTGCTCACAGTCGGCGACGTCCCCGACGCCGATGTCGTCCAACCGCCCCTGTCGCAAGTCGTCTACGACTGGGCGACCGTGGCGCAGTCGGCGATCGACGAGGTCCGCGCGATGATCGCCGCCGGCGACGCCCGTGTGCACGTCGACTACACGGTCGACCCGGACCTCGTCCTCCGTGCCAGTGCCGTGCCCCCGCAGCGCCGCTGA
- a CDS encoding LacI family DNA-binding transcriptional regulator translates to MKVTLDEVAARAGVSLATVSRVLGRRGAVAESTRAKVLEAMSELGYSRSTLLHDAPRRLVAVSAPGNPEHWQVQVCTRVAKALQDHDLLVTRPLVETDPEPLQTAVDAGAVALVTTTMTSLNTEIPCIRVDEQSATEEAGRPGSGGADVIAARLDLGGGMTTAFEHLRAIGHRRIGLICNDSGELAVQLVRRFLAEHPARNLGLNLEDWISRVPKSFSGGSRAVLELKDATCTAVIVQSALQLHGALHGLRNRHLQVPRDMSVVGFGDSPTMKFTGPPATVLGLDVEGLSNALIAATLQTLRISTTGLPSVPPVFRPRLVARTSTTAARQ, encoded by the coding sequence ATGAAGGTCACGTTGGACGAGGTCGCCGCCAGGGCCGGGGTCTCTCTGGCCACGGTCTCCCGGGTGCTCGGCCGCCGCGGCGCCGTCGCCGAGTCGACGCGGGCGAAGGTCCTGGAGGCGATGAGCGAGCTCGGCTATTCGCGGTCGACCCTGCTCCATGATGCGCCGAGGCGGCTCGTGGCCGTCAGCGCCCCCGGCAACCCCGAACATTGGCAGGTCCAGGTCTGCACCCGCGTGGCCAAGGCCCTGCAGGATCATGATCTCCTCGTCACCCGCCCGCTGGTCGAGACCGACCCGGAGCCGCTGCAGACCGCGGTCGACGCCGGCGCCGTGGCTCTGGTGACCACGACGATGACGAGCCTGAACACGGAGATCCCCTGTATCCGCGTCGACGAACAGTCCGCCACCGAGGAGGCCGGAAGGCCCGGGTCGGGCGGCGCCGATGTCATCGCCGCGCGCCTCGACCTCGGTGGTGGAATGACCACGGCCTTCGAACATCTGCGAGCGATCGGACATCGCCGGATCGGGCTGATCTGCAATGACAGCGGTGAGCTGGCCGTTCAGCTCGTCCGCCGCTTCCTCGCCGAACATCCGGCCAGGAACCTGGGACTCAACCTCGAGGATTGGATCTCACGGGTGCCGAAGTCGTTCTCCGGAGGGTCGCGCGCCGTGCTCGAACTCAAGGATGCGACGTGCACCGCGGTGATCGTCCAGTCCGCTCTGCAGCTGCATGGCGCCCTCCACGGTCTGCGGAATCGGCACTTGCAGGTGCCGCGGGACATGTCGGTCGTCGGGTTCGGCGATTCCCCGACGATGAAGTTCACGGGTCCTCCGGCCACGGTGCTCGGCCTCGACGTCGAAGGGCTGTCGAACGCCCTCATCGCAGCGACCCTGCAGACTCTGCGGATCTCGACGACGGGCCTGCCCTCGGTGCCGCCGGTGTTCCGTCCCCGGCTCGTCGCCCGGACCTCGACGACGGCGGCCCGCCAATGA
- a CDS encoding ABC transporter ATP-binding protein, translated as MSTVSLNGLSHVYENTTSESVHPFNLFVDDGEFLVLYGPAASGKSTILRMLHGLETPKTGTILIDGADITHAAVNDRDVTLALESYALYPHMSVRDNLGFALRVDGLPADEIRERVESVMDKIGLSDILDSVPGDLTQLQRQTVALARAVVRRPKVLIMDEPVVNLVPEQQTETLSLIKQLQQEFGLTTIYATSDFEDAKVLGDRIAFLDRGRLIGVETPDLAEALVASVSDTDS; from the coding sequence ATGTCAACGGTGTCGTTGAATGGCCTCAGTCATGTCTACGAGAACACGACGTCCGAATCCGTCCACCCGTTCAATCTCTTCGTCGATGACGGCGAGTTCCTTGTCCTCTACGGCCCCGCCGCGTCGGGTAAGTCGACGATCCTGCGGATGCTCCACGGTCTGGAGACCCCGAAGACCGGCACCATCCTCATCGACGGTGCCGATATCACCCACGCCGCCGTCAACGACCGCGACGTCACCCTGGCTCTGGAGAGCTACGCGCTCTACCCGCATATGAGCGTGCGCGACAACCTCGGCTTTGCGCTGCGCGTCGACGGTCTGCCGGCCGATGAGATCCGCGAACGCGTCGAATCCGTGATGGACAAGATCGGGCTGAGCGACATCCTCGATTCGGTTCCCGGCGACCTCACCCAGCTGCAACGCCAGACCGTGGCCCTGGCCCGTGCCGTGGTGCGCCGGCCCAAGGTGCTCATCATGGACGAGCCCGTGGTCAACCTCGTCCCCGAGCAGCAGACGGAGACTCTGTCTCTGATCAAACAGCTGCAGCAGGAATTCGGGCTGACGACGATCTATGCCACCTCCGACTTCGAGGACGCGAAGGTCCTCGGCGACCGGATCGCCTTCCTCGACCGCGGACGGCTCATCGGCGTGGAGACACCCGACCTCGCCGAGGCGCTCGTGGCCTCGGTCTCCGACACGGACTCCTGA
- a CDS encoding DUF4032 domain-containing protein — translation MAPEIHTVRNADHQALAELPWHLPLAEWPETLVGGLPRGISRHVVRYVEIGDEVLAIKETDDAQALREFDILGALGNLDVPLVEPRASVGGRRTESGEKLKGALITAYLEFSLPYRALFSRDLAEDTGGRLVDALAVLLVRLHLVGFYWGDVSLSNTLFRRDADAYAAYVVDAETGELHDQLSDGQRNMDLRIARMNIAGDFLDLQAAGLVAPETDPLAAGERLCESYNALWAELTRVEEFSVNERWRIDERIRRLNDLGFDLGELTVTTDLDGISLLVSPKVVEPNHHSRRLLRLTGIGANENQARAMLNDLDSFRSAPEIAEFDKLDESQAARRWLDEVYKPLIQAIPENLTRKLEPGQIFYEFAEHRRTMARARQRDIPTMEAIAYFIVDYLANLPDEIRYVDSEKF, via the coding sequence GTGGCTCCGGAGATCCACACCGTCCGGAACGCCGATCATCAGGCCCTGGCCGAACTCCCCTGGCACCTGCCCCTGGCCGAGTGGCCCGAGACTCTGGTCGGCGGTCTGCCCCGCGGAATCTCCCGCCATGTCGTGCGCTATGTCGAGATCGGGGACGAAGTCCTCGCGATCAAGGAGACCGACGACGCGCAGGCGCTGCGTGAGTTCGACATCCTCGGCGCGCTCGGCAACCTCGACGTCCCCCTCGTCGAACCCCGGGCTTCCGTCGGAGGTCGACGGACCGAATCGGGCGAGAAGCTCAAGGGCGCCCTCATCACCGCTTATCTCGAGTTCTCCCTGCCCTACCGTGCCCTGTTCTCCCGGGACCTGGCCGAGGACACCGGCGGCCGCCTCGTCGACGCTCTGGCCGTGCTCCTCGTCCGCCTCCACCTCGTCGGCTTCTACTGGGGTGACGTGTCGCTGTCGAACACGCTCTTCCGCCGCGATGCCGATGCCTACGCCGCCTATGTCGTCGATGCCGAGACCGGTGAGCTGCACGACCAGCTCTCCGACGGGCAGCGGAACATGGACCTGCGGATCGCGCGGATGAACATCGCCGGGGACTTCCTCGACCTGCAGGCCGCGGGACTCGTCGCCCCCGAGACCGATCCGCTGGCGGCCGGTGAGCGACTCTGCGAGTCGTACAACGCCCTATGGGCGGAGCTGACCCGGGTCGAGGAGTTCAGCGTCAACGAACGCTGGCGCATCGACGAACGCATCCGCCGCCTCAACGATCTGGGCTTCGACCTCGGCGAACTGACCGTGACGACCGACCTCGACGGCATCAGCCTCCTCGTGTCCCCGAAGGTCGTCGAACCCAATCATCATTCGCGGCGTCTGCTGCGCCTGACCGGAATCGGCGCGAACGAGAACCAGGCCCGGGCGATGCTCAACGACCTCGACTCGTTCCGCTCGGCTCCCGAGATCGCCGAATTCGACAAACTCGACGAGTCCCAAGCCGCCCGCCGCTGGCTCGACGAGGTGTACAAACCCCTCATCCAGGCGATCCCGGAGAACCTCACCCGCAAGCTCGAACCCGGGCAGATCTTCTACGAATTCGCCGAACATCGCCGCACCATGGCCCGCGCCCGCCAACGCGACATCCCCACGATGGAGGCCATCGCCTACTTCATCGTCGACTACCTGGCGAACCTCCCCGACGAGATCCGCTACGTCGACAGCGAGAAGTTCTGA
- a CDS encoding SDR family NAD(P)-dependent oxidoreductase has translation MSTNEPMPTNENNPSIPSLFDLSGRTVVVVGAGSGLGQASAIGLADAGAHVVVADLNLTGAEETAALIAGRRSGSAAHGAADGGSDASPATAAAVDITDSASVDALVDAWSDAEILVVTPGANVRKRLTDTTDDEFDRVIDINLKGTYRLMRGFGREMGERGRGSIVTYASFRALAIEPGQGLYAAAKAGVVQLTKTMASELGEKGVRVNAILPGPFDTPLTQQIKADGRWWDAYADKTALGRWGRLHEIAGPVLFLASDASSYVTGHSQLVDGGWMAHDGRFTPDV, from the coding sequence ATGTCGACGAACGAGCCGATGCCCACGAACGAGAACAACCCGTCGATCCCGTCCCTGTTCGACCTGAGCGGCCGCACGGTCGTCGTCGTCGGGGCCGGCTCCGGACTGGGGCAGGCCAGCGCGATCGGGCTCGCCGATGCGGGAGCGCACGTCGTCGTCGCCGACCTCAACCTCACCGGCGCCGAGGAGACCGCCGCCCTCATCGCCGGCCGACGCTCCGGGTCCGCCGCCCACGGTGCCGCCGATGGCGGGTCCGATGCCAGTCCCGCCACGGCGGCGGCCGTCGACATCACGGACTCGGCGTCGGTCGATGCGCTCGTCGACGCATGGTCCGATGCCGAGATCCTCGTGGTCACTCCCGGTGCGAACGTGCGCAAGCGGCTGACGGACACCACCGATGACGAGTTCGACCGCGTCATCGACATCAACCTCAAGGGCACGTACCGGCTGATGCGCGGATTCGGCCGCGAGATGGGTGAGCGCGGTCGCGGATCGATCGTCACCTATGCCTCGTTCCGAGCGCTGGCCATCGAACCCGGTCAGGGCCTGTACGCGGCGGCCAAGGCCGGAGTCGTGCAGCTGACGAAGACGATGGCCAGCGAGCTCGGAGAGAAGGGCGTGCGGGTCAACGCGATCCTGCCCGGGCCGTTCGACACTCCCCTGACCCAGCAGATCAAGGCCGACGGAAGGTGGTGGGACGCGTATGCGGACAAGACCGCCCTGGGCCGGTGGGGTCGCCTGCACGAGATCGCCGGGCCCGTCCTCTTCCTCGCCTCGGATGCGTCGAGCTATGTCACCGGGCATTCGCAGCTCGTCGACGGAGGATGGATGGCGCACGACGGTCGGTTCACCCCCGACGTGTGA
- a CDS encoding amino acid permease, whose amino-acid sequence MTVSQTPSTPPTHTPTGVLRQLGRRKSISAMTAEAHTDAQTAQSGGLRRTFGVFQLTMISVGATLGTGILVILGEAVPVAGPAVWIAFVLAGITALLSAVSYAEMAGMVPVSGSSYSYSYATLGEGVAWVCGWCLVLEYAVSVAAVAVGAADYVNETLRVFGLELPASLTTGPGLAENPDGIVNVSALIVVALATVLLMRGARESGVVNTLLVFVKIGILVFFAIVAFTAFKAGNFAPLLPMGAAGVTAAASSVFFSYIGFDAASTAGEEAKNPRRDLPRAIIFSMLIVTSMYVLVAVTAIGARQWQWFEGAHAPLVQIVEEITGSNIAVLLFAVAAVLAIFSVVITVLYGQSRILLTMARDGMVPRIFGVVSQRTGTPLIGTLIVGGLVAITAAFIPLGELADATSIGTLFAFCLVNIAVIYLRFKRPDLDRSFKVPFGPVVPALGALACAFLMVNLGGRTWLVFAAWMAVGTIVYFTYSRRHSVVGQLSENDYQSTL is encoded by the coding sequence ATGACCGTTTCGCAGACACCGTCCACCCCGCCGACGCACACTCCCACCGGAGTGCTGCGGCAGCTGGGGCGACGCAAGTCGATCAGCGCCATGACCGCCGAGGCCCACACCGATGCGCAGACCGCGCAGTCGGGTGGACTGCGGCGGACGTTCGGCGTCTTCCAGCTGACGATGATCAGCGTCGGTGCCACCTTGGGCACGGGAATCCTCGTCATCCTCGGCGAGGCAGTTCCCGTGGCCGGCCCCGCCGTCTGGATCGCTTTCGTCCTCGCCGGAATCACGGCGCTGCTCTCGGCAGTCAGCTACGCCGAGATGGCCGGAATGGTGCCGGTGTCCGGGTCGAGCTACTCGTATTCCTATGCCACCCTCGGTGAGGGCGTCGCCTGGGTCTGCGGTTGGTGCCTCGTCCTCGAGTACGCGGTCTCGGTCGCAGCGGTCGCCGTCGGCGCCGCCGACTACGTCAACGAGACCCTGCGCGTCTTCGGCCTCGAGCTGCCCGCGTCCCTGACCACGGGGCCTGGCCTCGCCGAGAACCCCGATGGGATCGTCAACGTCTCGGCTCTCATCGTCGTAGCTCTGGCGACCGTGCTGCTCATGCGCGGCGCCCGCGAATCCGGTGTCGTCAACACACTGCTCGTGTTCGTCAAGATCGGCATCCTCGTCTTCTTCGCCATCGTCGCGTTCACCGCGTTCAAGGCCGGCAACTTCGCGCCGCTGCTGCCGATGGGAGCCGCCGGTGTCACCGCGGCCGCCTCGAGCGTGTTCTTCTCCTATATCGGCTTCGATGCCGCATCGACGGCCGGCGAGGAAGCGAAGAACCCGCGCCGGGACCTGCCGCGGGCGATCATCTTCTCGATGCTCATCGTCACCTCGATGTACGTGCTCGTGGCCGTCACAGCGATCGGGGCACGGCAGTGGCAGTGGTTCGAAGGTGCCCACGCCCCGCTGGTCCAGATTGTCGAAGAGATCACGGGGTCGAACATCGCGGTGCTGCTCTTCGCCGTGGCTGCGGTGCTCGCGATCTTCTCCGTCGTCATCACAGTGCTCTACGGTCAGTCGCGGATCCTGCTGACGATGGCCAGGGACGGAATGGTGCCGAGGATCTTCGGAGTCGTCTCCCAACGCACGGGGACTCCCCTGATCGGCACTCTGATCGTCGGCGGACTAGTGGCCATCACTGCGGCGTTCATCCCGCTCGGCGAACTCGCCGATGCCACGAGCATCGGCACCCTGTTCGCCTTCTGCCTCGTCAATATCGCCGTCATCTACCTGCGGTTCAAACGCCCGGACCTCGACCGTTCATTCAAGGTTCCGTTCGGGCCGGTCGTGCCCGCGCTGGGAGCCTTGGCGTGCGCATTCCTCATGGTCAACCTCGGCGGGCGGACCTGGCTCGTTTTCGCTGCGTGGATGGCCGTCGGAACCATCGTCTACTTCACCTACAGCCGCCGCCACTCGGTCGTCGGCCAGCTCAGCGAAAACGACTACCAATCCACCCTCTGA
- the rlmB gene encoding 23S rRNA (guanosine(2251)-2'-O)-methyltransferase RlmB, giving the protein MASNPRSGGSKKGPTKGSGGKNKRGLRGKGPTPKAEDRVYHKAHKAAQQRKSSNASAQAKRKKKELGPNMVAGRNSVLEALREGVPATAMYVSGRIDSDDRVRESITLATQRGISMLEASKPDLDRLTDDAIHQGIALQVPPYDYADPAELLEYAADRAETPLLVALDGITDPRNLGAIVRSTAAFGGHGVIIPERRAASMTAAAWKTSAGAASRIRVAQVVNLARAIDELKKQNVFVVGLDMDGDVDLPELTFTRDPLCIVVGSEGKGLSRLISEKCDQIVSIPIAATTESLNAGIAAAVSLYEVARARRP; this is encoded by the coding sequence ATGGCTTCCAATCCCCGCTCCGGCGGTTCGAAGAAAGGCCCGACCAAGGGGTCGGGCGGCAAGAACAAGCGCGGCCTGCGCGGCAAGGGGCCGACGCCCAAGGCCGAGGACCGCGTCTATCACAAGGCGCACAAGGCCGCGCAGCAGCGCAAGAGCTCGAACGCCTCGGCGCAGGCGAAGCGGAAGAAGAAGGAGCTCGGACCGAATATGGTCGCCGGGCGCAATTCGGTCCTCGAGGCTCTGCGCGAGGGCGTTCCGGCCACCGCGATGTACGTGTCCGGGCGCATTGACTCCGATGATCGCGTGCGCGAATCCATCACTCTGGCGACTCAGCGCGGCATCTCGATGCTCGAGGCGAGCAAGCCCGACCTCGACCGGCTCACCGACGACGCGATCCACCAGGGCATCGCCCTGCAGGTCCCGCCGTACGACTACGCCGACCCGGCCGAACTGCTCGAGTACGCGGCGGACCGCGCCGAGACTCCGCTGCTCGTGGCCCTCGACGGGATCACGGATCCGCGCAACCTCGGTGCCATCGTCCGGTCGACGGCGGCCTTCGGCGGCCACGGCGTGATCATTCCCGAACGTCGCGCCGCCTCGATGACGGCCGCGGCGTGGAAGACCTCTGCCGGTGCCGCTTCGCGCATCCGCGTGGCGCAGGTGGTCAACCTGGCGCGGGCGATCGATGAGCTGAAGAAGCAGAACGTCTTCGTCGTCGGTCTCGACATGGACGGCGACGTCGACCTGCCTGAACTGACCTTCACCCGCGACCCGCTGTGCATCGTCGTCGGCTCCGAAGGCAAGGGCTTGTCGCGGCTCATCTCGGAGAAGTGCGACCAGATCGTGTCGATCCCGATCGCCGCGACCACGGAGTCGCTCAATGCAGGCATCGCCGCGGCTGTCTCCCTCTACGAGGTGGCCAGAGCCCGCCGCCCCTGA
- the cysS gene encoding cysteine--tRNA ligase, with the protein MTISLYNTASRTTEELRPVNDGQVGIYVCGATVQGEPHIGHLRSASVFDTLRRWLLYSGYRVTMIRNVTDIDDKILSKSVEEGREWFAHAYKYERAFTAAYDALDVLPPSSEPRATGHITEMIELITRLIEAGHAYPALDGSADVYFDAASWSEYGALTNQKLEDMELSEGAELRGKRDARDFALWKAHKDSEPITASWPSPWGRGRPGWHIECSAMSTKYLGSNFDIHGGGLDLRFPHHENELAQSRAAGDQFANIWMHSGLLNVGGDKMSKSLGNSVFASDLFDTFSPLAVRYFLTGAGYRSILDFSNEAMERSAASLERLRNFLQRARQALGADAPALPDVSDAYAGRSVDVPAEFAAALDDDLGVPRALSVVFASVSEGAKLLDSGSDRAALARIVAEVELMLDVLGVNPSAAVWAGSAADAKAESALDSLVATMAKRRAEAKAEKDFATADALRDELAAAGVIIEDTADGYRYHLGEG; encoded by the coding sequence GTGACTATCTCGCTCTATAACACTGCCAGCCGCACGACCGAAGAACTGCGTCCCGTCAATGACGGTCAGGTCGGTATCTACGTCTGTGGCGCCACGGTGCAGGGCGAACCGCATATCGGCCACCTGCGGTCGGCCTCGGTGTTCGACACTCTCCGACGCTGGCTGCTCTACAGCGGCTACCGGGTGACCATGATCCGCAACGTCACCGACATCGACGACAAGATCCTGTCGAAGTCCGTCGAAGAGGGGCGGGAGTGGTTCGCTCACGCGTACAAGTACGAACGCGCCTTCACCGCCGCCTACGATGCTCTCGACGTGCTCCCGCCGAGCAGCGAGCCGCGCGCGACCGGACACATCACCGAGATGATCGAACTCATCACCCGCCTCATCGAGGCAGGTCATGCCTACCCCGCGCTCGACGGCAGTGCCGATGTCTACTTCGACGCCGCCTCGTGGAGCGAGTACGGGGCCCTGACGAACCAGAAGCTCGAGGACATGGAACTGTCCGAGGGTGCTGAACTGCGCGGAAAGAGGGACGCCCGGGACTTCGCGCTGTGGAAGGCGCATAAGGACTCCGAACCGATCACCGCCTCATGGCCCTCGCCGTGGGGACGGGGCCGACCGGGCTGGCACATCGAGTGCTCGGCGATGTCGACGAAGTACCTCGGGTCCAACTTCGACATCCACGGCGGCGGACTCGACCTGCGCTTCCCGCACCATGAGAACGAACTGGCGCAGTCCCGAGCCGCCGGGGATCAGTTCGCGAACATCTGGATGCATTCCGGCCTGCTCAACGTGGGCGGGGACAAGATGTCGAAGTCGCTGGGCAATTCGGTCTTCGCCTCCGACCTGTTCGACACGTTCAGCCCGCTGGCCGTGCGCTACTTCCTCACCGGTGCCGGCTACCGGTCGATCCTCGACTTCTCGAACGAGGCGATGGAGCGCTCCGCGGCCTCACTCGAACGACTCCGGAACTTCCTGCAGCGCGCTCGCCAGGCACTCGGCGCGGACGCTCCGGCACTGCCGGATGTCAGCGACGCCTACGCCGGACGCAGCGTCGATGTTCCCGCCGAATTCGCCGCCGCCCTCGACGATGACCTCGGTGTGCCGCGTGCGCTGTCCGTGGTCTTCGCCTCCGTGAGCGAAGGGGCGAAGCTCCTCGACTCCGGAAGCGATCGGGCGGCGCTGGCGCGGATCGTCGCCGAGGTGGAGCTCATGCTCGACGTCCTCGGGGTCAATCCCAGCGCAGCGGTCTGGGCTGGATCGGCGGCCGATGCCAAGGCGGAGTCCGCGCTCGATTCCCTTGTGGCCACCATGGCCAAGCGGCGGGCCGAGGCGAAGGCGGAGAAGGACTTCGCCACCGCGGATGCCCTGCGTGACGAACTGGCCGCGGCCGGCGTCATCATCGAGGACACGGCCGACGGGTACCGCTACCACCTCGGCGAGGGCTGA